A part of Brassica rapa cultivar Chiifu-401-42 chromosome A05, CAAS_Brap_v3.01, whole genome shotgun sequence genomic DNA contains:
- the LOC103868941 gene encoding auxin-responsive protein IAA7 (The RefSeq protein has 8 substitutions compared to this genomic sequence), translating into MIGELINLKATELCLGLPGGAEANENLEKSAVGNKRGFSETVDLMLNLQSNKEGAVDLNNVASASKDKTLLKDPAKPPAKAQVVGWPPVRNYRKNIITQQKTSGKEEASSEKAGNSGGGASGAALVKVSMDGAPYLRKVDLKMYKSYKDFSDALAKMFSSFTMGKYGAQGMIDFMNESKLMDLLNSSEYVPSYEDKDGDWMLVGDVPWEMFVDSCKRLRIMKGSEAIGLAPRAMEKYCKNRS; encoded by the exons ATGATCGGACAGCTTATTATTCTCAAGGCTACGGAGCTCTGTCTCGGCCTCCCCGGCGACGCTGAGGCCAACGAGAATCTGGCAAAACCGGCGGTGGGAAACAAGAGAGGCTTCTCAGAGACCGTTGATCTCATGCTCAATCTTCAATCCAACAAAGAAGGAGCCGTCGATCTTAACAACGTCGCCTCAGCTTCCAAAGACAAAACTCTCCTCAAAGACCCTGCTAAGCCTCCTGCTAA AGCCCAAGTGGTGGGATGGCCACCTGTGAGGAACTACAGGAAAAACATCATCACACAGCAGAAGACAAGTGGCAAGGAGGAGGCCAGCAGCGAGAAGGCTGGAAATAGCGGCGGAGGAGCTTCCAGAGCTGCATTGGTTAAGGTATCCATGGACGGAGCTCCTTACCTAAGGAAAGTGGACCTTAAGATGTACAAAAGCTACAAGGATCTCTCTGATGCTTTGGCTAAAATGTTCAGCTCCTTTACTATGG GAAACTATGGAGCACAAGGAATGATAGATTTCATGAACGAGAGCAAGCTAATGGATCTGCTTAATAGTTCTGAATACGTTCCAAGCTACGAGGACAAAGATGGCGATTGGATGCTCGTCGGGGATGTCCCATGGGA AATGTTTGTCGACTCATGCAAACGTTTGCGCATTATGAAGGGATCTGAAGCAATTGGACTTG CTCCGAGAGCAATGGAGAAGTACTGCAAGAACAGATCCTGA